A region from the Pogoniulus pusillus isolate bPogPus1 chromosome 13, bPogPus1.pri, whole genome shotgun sequence genome encodes:
- the KNOP1 gene encoding lysine-rich nucleolar protein 1, translating into MIAKKKRKVHEEPEGKKKKKKKKVKSSRSQTVIKIEKDVQIVIETEDADQLQTKTKVKKKEKSKDECSDLLEVKRKKKKKTKKHRFDSELWQETRSESFVLLGGHLDREAPEDSEEQIKIHRKKKKKVHCHSPSALGGSHWSRDVELPDRHADGTKRKGRKKAALSWDGEAAKKKKKKGVLSFSLEGLQDSKQKWCESIGTKPHKCPAREKAFMDPNCAAAAIQNDGESRERRKKRKKNKVKSDFISPLADNQESISQAPRGTVKLSDIRERQRTVADGEKEDTAENSRSSGEARRKKKRSKDVLSVTYEDNPEYRHRGAGKHLPAQHKVESEEKELSGEKSRKNIKDNQVIKKKKKRQKEEEREITYSKVYLTNHSASKSQKVTVLESYKKNKESERKQAPCVPGDTVEGVLCNNNHLLCDRKGRKRRKAAAQDCTEEPGSNASIKKVRKEAERDVALGLMDDVMIVQEKKGNCDEVNIDKVRRQALQEEIDRESGKTKTKLFSPKVEQNPILGQWSTATFESSEKQMKFFRLMGGFKKGSSGPIQPLSATTDKANMALNKEGEEKLQQTLKMEFDKAMNWKQHRGVGLGFQPAANKNVYIDKYTTRSIKLED; encoded by the exons ATGAtagcaaagaaaaagagaaaagttcACGAGGAAccagaagggaagaagaagaagaagaagaagaaggtgaAAAGTAGTCGGAGCCAGACTGTCATTAAAATTGAGAAAGATGTTCAGATTGTCATTGAAACTGAGGATGCTGACCAGCTTCAGACAAAAACAaaggtgaagaagaaagaaaagtctAAAGATGAATGTTCAGACCTATTGGaagtgaagaggaagaagaaaaagaaaaccaaaaagcacAGGTTTGACTCTGAATTGTGGCAAGAAACACGTTCAGAGAGCTTTGTGCTTCTGGGAGGCCATCTGGATAGAGAAGCTCCAGAGGACTCGGAGGAACAAATCAAAATTcacagaaagaagaagaaaaaagtgcaTTGCCATTCCCCCTCAGCGCTGGGGGGCAGTCACTGGAGCAGGGATGTGGAGCTGCCAGATCGTcatgcagatggcaccaagaggaagggcagaaagaaggctgctctcagctgggaTGGGGAAGcagccaagaaaaaaaagaagaaaggtgttttgtctttttccttAGAGGGCCTCCAGGACAGCAAACAGAAATGGTGTGAAAGCATTGGTACAAAACCACACAAATGTCCTGCACGAGAAAAAGCTTTTATGGACCCCaactgtgcagcagctgcaatCCAGAACGATGGGGAGAGTcgtgagagaagaaagaaaaggaagaagaacaaAGTTAAGTCTGACTTCATTTCACCACTAGCAGATAATCAGGAGAGCATCTCGCAGGCTCCTCGTGGCACCGTAAAATTAAGTGACATTAGAGAAAGGCAAAGGACAGTGGCAGATGGAGAGAAAGAAGACACTGCTGAGAACTCCAGAAGTAGTGGAGAGgccaggaggaaaaagaagagaagcaaaGATGTGCTTTCTGTAACGTATGAAGATAACCCAGAGTAcaggcacagaggtgctggtaagcatctcccagcacagcacaaagtGGAGTCGGAGGAAAAAGAGCTCTCTGGGGAAAAAAGCAGGAAGAACATCAAGGATAATCAAGtcatcaagaaaaaaaagaagaggcagaaagaggaggagagggaaataaCATACTCAAAAGTTTACCTAACCAATCACAGTGCATCTAAAAGCCAAAAAGTAACAGTGCTAGAAAGCTATAAAAAGAATAAAGAGAGTGAAAGGAAGCAAGCCCCATGTGTCCCAGGGGACACTGTGGAGGGGGTGCTATGCAATAATAATCATCTGCTCTGTGACAGGAAgggcagaaaaagaagaaaagcagcagcacaggactgCACTGAAGAGCCAGGGTCAAATGCCAGCATAAAGAAGGTGAGAAAGGAAGCCGAGAGAGACGTGGCACTG GGACTCATGGATGATGTAATGATtgtgcaggaaaagaaaggaaactgtGATGAAGTTAACATAGACAAG GTGAGGCGGCAGGCTCTGCAAGAAGAGATCGATAGAGAATCtggcaaaaccaaaaccaagctgTTCAGCCCCAAAGTGGAGCAG AATCCCATACTGGGCCAGTGGAGTACAGCTACTTTTGAAAGCTCTGAGAAACAAATGAAGTTTTTTAGACTGATGGGTGGCTTTAAAAAGGGCTCTTCTGGGCCTATCCAACCTCTCTCTGCAACTACAGACAAAGCAAACATGGCTCTGAacaaggaaggggaagagaagttACAGCAGACTCTGAAGATGGAATTTGATAAAGCAATGAACTggaagcagcacagaggagtTGGTCTCGGATTTCAACCTGCTGCCAACAAAAACGTGTACATAGACAAATACACAACTCGATCTATAAAGCTGGAAGATTAA